Sequence from the Nocardia brasiliensis genome:
GCCGGGTGCCGCGCGCGGACTGACCTCAGGCGACGCCGAGAAAGCGTTGCACCGCGCGCGATTCCGGTTTGGTGTGCCAGGCCAGGTATACGTGCGAGGGCGGCGCGTCGGCCACGTCCAGGTAGACGACGCCGGGATGCGGGGCCCTGGTGCGGGCCAGCGCGGGCACGCCGCCGATGCCCCGGTTCGCCGCGACGAGCTCGATCCATTCGTCGAAGTTCCGGCAGGTGATGATCGGTCGATCCGGGTCGCCGTCGGCCCACGAACCGGCGTGGGTCGTCCCGGAGACCACGTTCACCACCAGCGGATATCCGGCGAGGTCGGCCCAGCGCAGCTCGGTCGCCGTCGCCAGCGGCGACTGCGCGGCGACCGCGAGCACGCGCTGTTCGGTCGCGATCACCCGGGAGCGCAGATGGCTCGGCAGGGAGGTTTCCCTGCGGTAGATCGCGATATCGATGGCCCTGGTCTCGAGCGCGGCCAGCGGATCGTCGATGCGGCGCAAGGCGATCCGGCCGCCGAGCGCCTCGTAGCGGCGCCTGGTGGCCGCCAGCCAGTGGTTGGGCAACAGCCAGGCGAAACCGATCTCGACGGCGGCGTGCGAGCGCAGCCGCGCGACCACGGCATCGACATCGGCGAGCACGCGCCTGCCGTGCGTGAGCAGCTCCGCGCCCTCCTCGGTCAGCTCGAAACGGCGCGCGGTGCGCTCGATCAACCGGCATTCGACCAGCCGCTCCAGCTGCTGAATGGTCCTGGTGAGCGCCGGTTGGCTCAGATGCAGCCTGGCCGCGGCCCGCGTGTAGTTCCGCTCCGCACACAGCGCGACGTACGCCCGCAGATGCCGTAGCTCGAGCGGCACGCCGCCGAGGTCACCGGCCACGGCAGCGGGCTGCGAGCCGTCCACCTCGTCACCATTCATGCGTCAAGCGTATACATGGTGCACAGAAAGCATTTCACGGGCGCAGATGCGGGCCGTACGGTCACCAGGGTGACCGCTGTCAGCGCACCCGCGCATCCACCCCGCCACAGTCTCGTCCCCGCGTTCGCTGCCGCCGCCGGGCTGGCGGCGGCGATGGGCGTCGGCCGGTTCGTCTATACACCCCTGCTGCCGATCATGGTGGACGCGCACCGCATCGACGCACACGACGGCGCCGTCGTCGCGACCGCCAACTACGCGGGCTATCTGCTCGGCGCCCTGCTGCTCACCCGCAGGCCGGAACTCAACACCCGCACCACCTTTCGGCTCTGCGCGGCGCTGCTCATCGCGAGCGAGCTGTTGATGGCCGTGCCCGCGCCCCTGCTGTTTCCCGCGACGTGGCGGCTGATCGCGGGCGTCACCAGCGCCGTCATCTTCGTCGCGTGCGCCGGGGTGGCGGCCCGGCCGGGCAGTGCGCGCGAGGCGGCCGGCATCACCTTCGGCGGCGTCGGTTTCGGTATCGCGCTCACCGGCCTGCTGGTGCTCGCGGTGCGACCGCTGCTCGGCTGGCAGGCGATGTGGCTGGTGTCGGCGGTGCTCACCGCGGTCTTGCTGCTGCCCGCGCTGCGGCTCGACATCCGGCCCGGCCACCGGGCGGGCAAGGCCGTCATCCGGTCGATCGGCGCGTGGCGGGCGCTGCTCGTCTCGTATTTCCTGGAGGGGCTCGGCTACATCGTGATCGGCACGTTCCTGGTCGCGGCGGTCAGCGACGCGCGCGGACAGGTGGTCGGCTCGGCGATCTGGGTGGTGGTCGGCGCGGCCGCCGTCCCGGCCACCGTGCTGTGGGGTGTCGCGGCGCGGCGCTGGTCCCCATCCGTCGCCATGCCGATCGCATTGCTCGCGCAATGTTTTTCCGCCCTGCTCCCGGCGTGGACGAGCGCGATCTGGGCGGCCGTGCTCGCGGCGGCGCTGTTCGGGGCGACGTTCCTCGGCATCGTGATGCTGGCCATGCGGATCGGTGCCGAACTGTGCGACAGCGGGGCCGCCGCCACACTGACCGCCGGCTACGGCGCGGGGCAGATGCTGGGTCCGCTCGTGGTGGCGCCGGTGATCGGCGACAGCTATCCGGCCGCGTTCGTCATCGCCGCCGTCATCTTGGCGGTCGCGACGCTCGCGGCCGGTGCAGTGACTCGCCTGATCAGGCGAACTTGATCTCCAGACCGATGCCGATGATGGCGATGAACCAGACCAGGCCGGTGAAGATGGTGATGCGGTCGAGATTCTTCTCGACGACGGTCGAGCCGGACAGGCTCGACTGCACACCGCCACCGAAAAGGCTGGACAGACCTCCACCCTTGGCGCGGTGCAGCAGCACCAGCAGCACCAGCAGCACGCTGGCGACGATCAGGAGGATATCCAGGAACATCCGCATGCCGCACAGTGTATGCGGTCGATCCGATCCCACCGAATCAGGCACTCGCCAAACGCTCCCCAGCCGCCGCGGACTCACCGGGTGGGCATCACCGCGACCAAGTGGGTGACCCGGTCGTCGCCGACGGTGTACTTCGAGGCCGCCTGCTCACGGATCTGGTCCTGCGCGGTGAGCCGGACCTGATGCTGGTGCATGTGCTCGGCCCAGGAGCGCACAACGAAGGCTTCCACGTAGCGGTCGAGCACGCCGACGTCGCGGTACAGCCGCCACTCCATCGCGCCGGTGCGCTGCCGGGACCGGCCGACGAACGCCATCGCGGTCATGAACTCCGCCACGTTGTCCGGCGGGACGTCGTAGGTGCGCAAGACCATGACCGGTCCGTCCGCCGGATCGGGCTCGACCACCAGTTGCGGTTCCGGCCAGAACGCCGACGGTGTCTGATCCAGGTGCTCCGCGTTGTGACTGATCGGCAGCCACACCGTGCTCACCGCGCACACCGCGAGCAGCACCGCCGCGCTCAACAGGGCGAACACCGGTCCGCGCGCACCGGCGATCAGACCCCAGACCAGTGAGCCGAGCGCCTGACCGCCCATGAACACCAGCAGATACACCGAGAGCCCGCGTGCCCGCACCCAGGTCGGCAGCAGCAACTGCATCGTCGAATTCATCGTCGACATCGCCAGCAACCAGGCGAAGCCGGCGAAAACCAGCAGCACCAGCACCACCGCCACCACGTGCAGCACCGCGGTGGCCGCGGTCGCGAGACCGAACAGTACGGCCGCGGTGGTCAGCCGTTGCGTGGGCGTCAACAGCGCGCGCAACCGGGACAGCGCCACCGCGCCGAGCACCGCGCCCACACCGAGCGCGGCCAGCATCAAGCCGTAGCCGGAGGACGTGAGCCCCAGTTCGTCGCGCGCGATCACCGGCAGCAACGCCCAGAGCGCGCTGGCCGGCGCGATGAACAGGATCGAACGCAACAGCACCCGGCGGATCGCGGGCGCGGCCCGGATGAACCGGGTGCCCGCCTGCAACGCCGCCAGCGGCCGCTCCGACGGCAGACCGCGATCGGCCCGCGGCCTGCGCCACACCGTCAGCACCGCCACGATGCCCGCGAACGACACCGCGTTCAACGCGAACACCAGCGTCGGCCCCGACACCGAGACCAGCACGCCCGCCAACGCCGGACCGACCGCGCGGCCGATGTTGATGTTCATGCTGCCCAGCGCCGCCGCCGACGGAATCTGTTCGCGCGGCACCAGTTCCGGTTGGATCGCCTGCCAGGCGGGGCCGGTCAGCGCCTGCCCGCAGCCCAGCAGGAACAGCAGGGTCAGCAGCACCGCCGGGGTGGTGTGCCCGGTCGCCGTGGAGATCGCGAGCACCGTCGCCAGCACCGCCATCGTCGACTGCGCGCCCACCAGCAGCCTGCGCCGATCCACCAGATCCGCGATCACCCCGGACGGGATGGCCAGCATCATCACCGGCAACGTGATCGCGGTCTGCACGAACGACACCAGCGCCGCCGCGTTCGGTTCGTCGACCAGAATCCACTGCGCGCCGACCGTCTGCATCCACGTACCGAGATTGGAGATCAACTGCGCGATCCACAGCGCGCGATACACCTTCGACCGCATCGGCGCCCAGGTAGAGACGGTAGTAGCCACAGTGGTCACTCCCCGGAGCCTAGCGTCCCGGACCACCCGGCCCACTCACGCAGTGGACCGGGTGGTCCGGCTCGAACCAGCTACGCGCGACCACCTCGGCAACGATCCGCCCGTCACGCTGTGGGGCGGGGTCCAGGTTCAGCGCAGAGCCGCGACCATCTCGGACGCACCTGCTCGGCCTCGGGCCGGGTCCATCACGACCGCCTCGGCGTCCGGCCCGCGGGCGGTACTGGACACCGCGGCGGTGATGACATGCGAGCGACGGGTGCGAACAGCGCCGACCACGCACTTCCGAGTCGGCACCGCGCAGATGCGGCGAGTCCGGCTACTCGCGGGTGTCCGCTGACTTGTTGGCCCGCGAGGGCCAGGGCCGTGGTGCCGACCGCGCACGTCCGAGGCACCCGCGGTGCGGCTGCGGCAGGAGTCGGTCTACTCGAGCTCGGGTCGGGGGTCTGCTGACTGTTGGCTCGCGGTGAGGATCAGGGCCGCGGTGAGGACGGCGGCTCCGGCGAGGCCGGTGGGGGTGAGTCGTTCGCCCAGGACGAGGGCGGCGAGCACCGCGCCGGTGAGCGGTTCGAGCAGGGCGAGCACGGCGGCGGTGCCGGAGCCGGTGTCGGGGAGACCGCGGAAATACAAGGTGTAGGCGATCGCGGTGGGGACCAGTCCGAGCACGAGGATCAGGGCGATACCCGCGACGGACGGCTCGAAGGCGCTGCCCGTCGTCACGGCGAGCGGGGCGAGCAGCAGTGCGCCGCCGGTGAATCCGAGACCGGTCGTGGTCATCGCGTCGAGACCGGGCACGGGTCGCGCGTTGATGACGGTGACCGTCGAGAACGCGGCCGCGGCCGCGACGGCGAGCGCCGCGCCCACGAACAGACCGGCGGCATCGACCGCGTCCGACGGCACACCGATCAACAACGCCAACCCGGTCAGCGCCAGGCCGATCGTGCCCACGCGGCGACGATCCAGGCGACGGCGGCCGGTCACCTGTTCGAGCAGCGCCACCACCACCGGCGACGTGCCGATGGTGAGCAACGTCGCGACACTGACCGACGAGGCCGCGACGGCGCCGAAATAGCAGGCCTGGAACGCCGCGGCCAACGCCGCGACCGCACCGATCCTGCGCCACGCCCGCGCGTCTCGCGGCCAAGATCGGCGCGTCACCGCCAGCACCGCGACCAGCAGCAGCCCGCCGACCGCGAGCCGACAGGTGGCGACCGCGACCGGCGACAGCCCGGTAGCCCGCCCGAGCAACGTGCCGAGCAGCCCGCCGGTGCCCCAAAGCATTCCGGCACCGACAAGATAAACCAGCCCCGAACGGCCGGCCGTGGACAGAGTTGTAGACATGAGAAAGTGCTCCTGCGACAGAGGGATTGGGGTCGCGGAAGCGAGGTGCACAGCGAATACCGAAGCGCCGCACTCCACCTGAGCCACGCGCACAGCGCCGCACCGAGCCGTAGCCACCGAGCGAAACCGCTACGCCCACCGGAGACATCGCTACAGGCCAGCGGCTGGACGGCCCGGCCGGTCCTCCGTTCCGAACGAGGACACCCGTATTCGAA
This genomic interval carries:
- a CDS encoding LysR family transcriptional regulator, whose protein sequence is MNGDEVDGSQPAAVAGDLGGVPLELRHLRAYVALCAERNYTRAAARLHLSQPALTRTIQQLERLVECRLIERTARRFELTEEGAELLTHGRRVLADVDAVVARLRSHAAVEIGFAWLLPNHWLAATRRRYEALGGRIALRRIDDPLAALETRAIDIAIYRRETSLPSHLRSRVIATEQRVLAVAAQSPLATATELRWADLAGYPLVVNVVSGTTHAGSWADGDPDRPIITCRNFDEWIELVAANRGIGGVPALARTRAPHPGVVYLDVADAPPSHVYLAWHTKPESRAVQRFLGVA
- a CDS encoding YbfB/YjiJ family MFS transporter; translation: MTAVSAPAHPPRHSLVPAFAAAAGLAAAMGVGRFVYTPLLPIMVDAHRIDAHDGAVVATANYAGYLLGALLLTRRPELNTRTTFRLCAALLIASELLMAVPAPLLFPATWRLIAGVTSAVIFVACAGVAARPGSAREAAGITFGGVGFGIALTGLLVLAVRPLLGWQAMWLVSAVLTAVLLLPALRLDIRPGHRAGKAVIRSIGAWRALLVSYFLEGLGYIVIGTFLVAAVSDARGQVVGSAIWVVVGAAAVPATVLWGVAARRWSPSVAMPIALLAQCFSALLPAWTSAIWAAVLAAALFGATFLGIVMLAMRIGAELCDSGAAATLTAGYGAGQMLGPLVVAPVIGDSYPAAFVIAAVILAVATLAAGAVTRLIRRT
- the secG gene encoding preprotein translocase subunit SecG, with protein sequence MRMFLDILLIVASVLLVLLVLLHRAKGGGLSSLFGGGVQSSLSGSTVVEKNLDRITIFTGLVWFIAIIGIGLEIKFA
- a CDS encoding MFS transporter, with the protein product MTTVATTVSTWAPMRSKVYRALWIAQLISNLGTWMQTVGAQWILVDEPNAAALVSFVQTAITLPVMMLAIPSGVIADLVDRRRLLVGAQSTMAVLATVLAISTATGHTTPAVLLTLLFLLGCGQALTGPAWQAIQPELVPREQIPSAAALGSMNINIGRAVGPALAGVLVSVSGPTLVFALNAVSFAGIVAVLTVWRRPRADRGLPSERPLAALQAGTRFIRAAPAIRRVLLRSILFIAPASALWALLPVIARDELGLTSSGYGLMLAALGVGAVLGAVALSRLRALLTPTQRLTTAAVLFGLATAATAVLHVVAVVLVLLVFAGFAWLLAMSTMNSTMQLLLPTWVRARGLSVYLLVFMGGQALGSLVWGLIAGARGPVFALLSAAVLLAVCAVSTVWLPISHNAEHLDQTPSAFWPEPQLVVEPDPADGPVMVLRTYDVPPDNVAEFMTAMAFVGRSRQRTGAMEWRLYRDVGVLDRYVEAFVVRSWAEHMHQHQVRLTAQDQIREQAASKYTVGDDRVTHLVAVMPTR
- a CDS encoding DMT family transporter; the protein is MSTTLSTAGRSGLVYLVGAGMLWGTGGLLGTLLGRATGLSPVAVATCRLAVGGLLLVAVLAVTRRSWPRDARAWRRIGAVAALAAAFQACYFGAVAASSVSVATLLTIGTSPVVVALLEQVTGRRRLDRRRVGTIGLALTGLALLIGVPSDAVDAAGLFVGAALAVAAAAAFSTVTVINARPVPGLDAMTTTGLGFTGGALLLAPLAVTTGSAFEPSVAGIALILVLGLVPTAIAYTLYFRGLPDTGSGTAAVLALLEPLTGAVLAALVLGERLTPTGLAGAAVLTAALILTASQQSADPRPELE